ATCAATAGGAAACTGAGTGGTCGCATCTGCGATGTCAGGATTCACTCCCAACAAATCGCGCATGCTGTTATTGTATTCGTAGCGAGTAAGTCGCCGAAGAACAGTTTCTGAAGGAGCTCGGTTCTCTTCAACTGCAAGCAAGTATTCCGTGATTGAATCTACAGCCTTGCGACGCTCCTCCGAAGGCGGTTGCAAAACATCATCTTCATCAGGTGGCATATCGCCCAAATTCAGTAGATCTACGATTTCCTCCAAGGTGAACAATTCATTTGGGTCTTCTGGATTCTGTAGAAATGCTTCGAAAGACCGGTCACCCTTTTCCTTATCATCATTGTGACAATCGAGGCAGTATTGTTTCACGAAAGGAACAACATCAGGGCCTAGGTTTGGGTTGTCGGCAGCGCTTGTGGATAAACCGATGAAGCAACTGAGAATGCTCAGATATTTAATCTTCATTTGCTTAAACGACATCCAATCCCGTCAGTGTACCGGAAGATAAATTGAACTGATCCACTTCGGCTCCAAATCGCTGAAGCATGGATACAAAAAGATTACAGGCTGGGGTATAGGTGCCACGACTCTTGTCTTTTTCGTATCGAAGATGCTGACCGTGATTGAATCCACCACCGGCTAACAGTAAGGGTAAGTCTTTATTGCTGTGAGAGCTGGCGTTGCCCATACCACTACCTAGTAAAGCCATGGTGTTATCTAATAACGTTTTTCCGTTGGGCTCTTGAACAGCCGACAACTTATCGAGGAATCGGGCAAACTGGCCGGTGTGAAAATTTTCGATAATCGAAAGTTCTTCGATGTAACTCTCCACCTTACCGTGGTGCGTCAGTTGATGATAGCCTTTGGTAATAGGGAATCCTCCGGAATTGGCTCCAATGTCTGAAAGCTCGAAAGTAATCACTCGGGTTGAATCAGTCTGAAGCGCCAAGGCAATTAAATCATAGTAAAGAGGGACCCGTTTTACAAAGTCCATATCGTCCGCTCCATTGGGCATCTCGTAGCTCACCTTGGGTTTCGGCTTATCCAGCCAGGCTTCTGACTGAGTAAGTCGCTTTTCAAGTTCTCTGACCGATGTAAAATACTGATCGAGTTTCTCCTGATCATTCTTGCCAACGCGATTCGTTAAACGGTCAGCATCCAAGCGGACAAGATCCAGGATACTTTTCTCCTCGGCGTGCACACGCTTGAGGAGATTCAATTCATTAGGATCCGTTTTCTGAAACAACAAGGAATAGAGCACGCGAAGATCTTGGACCGGAGGTATTGGGACCCCGGAATTGGTCCAGGACAGTAAATTGCCCGCAGAACTTCCAGAAGTAAACTGCATGGACGAATACCGTGTATCGGTCTCTACATATTCGGCAGCTTTCTGATCAACCGTTATGTTACTTTCCTCATAGCCCTCGGAGTTCTTCCCTAAAATACCGGACAGATAGGCATGCACTCCCCCATGACCTCCCACGGCTTCTGATCCATGATCAAGCTGAGAAAAGATCGAAAAATGATCGCGATGATGAGCTAAGGGTTGCAGCAGTTCAGGCAATGAGTAATTCACACCTGTTTCGGTAGGAAAAAACAGTTTGGGAACGAAGCCAAAATTGGTGCCGACACAGACCATACGCATAGGCACTTCTGCAGACATGGTCGCTCCAGCCATAATATCGAGGTGAGGCAGGGCCATCATAGCTCCGCCCATACCACGCAGAAATGCACGTCGATCCATCCGGGTAGATTGAAAATTCATAGGGTAAAATAATGCTGGGAAATCGTTTTAGACAAAGCAATCTTTGTTATTATCAGGAAAGACTACCAGTAGAACTCCAGAGCATGAATACTCATACGCTACCAATCAATGGTTTTGAGTGACTTGAAGCCTGTCTACTCCACCTTAATAAATTGCCCCTGTACCTGATAGCCTGGGTAATCTCCATGATCGTAACTGTGCCGGGCAGATTTGAGCCAAGTCATTAGTTCCAAGCGTAACTCACCTGCTAAAATGGGATTTTTCTGGTAGAGATTGGTTTCCTCTTTTGGATCCTCTTTCAGGTTATAGAGTTCGTCTTTTTTGCTCTCATCAAACCAAAGCAAGAGTTTGTGGCCCTGGCTAATAATTGAAGCGGTGGGGGATTTCTTCTGCATATTCGAAGCAAAGGGAATAAACTTGTTACGTCTCCAATCTTCTCCTTTCAATAGATCCAACACATTGGTGCCATCCATAGGCCTATCGTTTGGAGGTTCTATTCCTAATACGGCACATAGGGTCGGGAGGTAATCCAAACTACACACGGGTTCATCTGAGCTTTGTCCGACATCTATCACTCCTGGCCAGTAAGCAAATGCGGGAACACAGACACCTCCATTGTAAAGGTAACGCTTTCTTCCTTTGAACTCGCCTGCTTCTCCGTAGTACACGCCACCGTAAGTGTTGTATTCAGGTTCTGGGGTTCCCGTTCCCTCAGGACCATTGTCAGAGCAGAAAAAGATCAGCGTATTCTGTTCGATTCCCAGCTCTTCCAAGGTCTGGCGAAGCCGTCCTACTTCGTTATCAATCGAGGTGATCGACCCCAAGTAATGCTGGCGACCTAGTTTCTCATTCGGGTAAAGCGCCCTCAACTCTTCACCCGCTCTCGTGGGAGAATGGGGACCATAAAACCAGATAGTGGCAAGAAACGCGTTCTCATCTTGAGCCGAGTCTTCTACAAACTCCAACGCGCGATCCATGATCATCTTTTCGGAGGAGCCTTTCCAATCTTCTTTAACCTCCGTACCATTCGACCAGAAATGAACCCGATGTTTTGGCATTCGCAATCCCGTTTCATCCAATGGATCCCAGGTAGCAATGTTCGTTTCGGTTGCAAAGGTGACATCGTAATGTCGCTCCCAAGGAGGGCCGTATCGTTCCGCGGTTGTCGCTGGAACAGGTCCTGACAGTTCAGGATCTTTCGTCAGGGTTCCCAGATGCCACTTTCCGAAATGACCTGTTCTGTAAGCCTGGGACTTGGCGATTTGAGCCATGTTAATTTCTCCAGTGGGAAGCTTTCCTATATTTACGCCGATCATTCCAAAACGCATGCTATGACGACCCGTTTGCACACAGGCCCGTGTAGGCGAACAAACCGGACCCACAGAATAGAAGCGCGTGAAGCGAAGACCATCTCCGGCCATACGATCCAGATTAGGTGTCTTGACCAATGAATTGCCATTAAACCCTACATCACCGTAGCCGAGATCATCGGCCATCAGGAATATAACGTTTGGTTTGTCGGCTGCAGCCAAGGAGCCCAACAAAGAACAAAAGAGTATGACGTACTTTAAATGCATTATTCGGCCCATGTAGGTTTCCAAATCGGCTTGCCGGTGTAAAGCTCACCGATTTCATAACGATCACTAGGATTAGCAGCCGTATCCATTATGGTTGTAATCTCAGAAACGACCTCAGGATGCTCAGCAGCTACATCGTTTTTTTCTCCAAGGTCGTCCTTTAAATTAAAAAGCTGAACGGAGCCAGTTTCGCCATGCCTGACAGCCTTCCAATCTCCCAGCCGAACAGCCTGATCGTACTGCTTCCTGCTGTGCCCGTAATCCCAATACAGATACTCATGAGTTTCAGAAGGAGGATTCCCTAGAAAAGCAGGCCAGACTGAATGCCCATCCACACCAGCGAAAACAGGATACCCTGCTACCTCTGCCAAAGTCGGTAACATATCCCAAAACGTAATGATTTGATCACTTTTAGTATTTTCAGAAATGGTGCCTTTCCAGCGCGCAATAAAGGGGATGCGGATTCCTCCTTCGTAAAGAGTTCGTTTTGAGCCGCGCAACGAGCCATTACTATTAAGTTCTTCATAGGGCCCACTTCCCAAAGGACCTTGGTCACTCGTAAAGATGATCAGGGTATTGTCCGACAACCGTACACTATCAATCATGTGAACGATCCTCCCGACATCGTAATCCAACCGACTGACCATGGAGGCGTATTTCTTGGCTGCCAGGCTCCAGTTTTTGTCTTTATAAGGACCAAGGTCGGGAACAGCTAAACGGTCTTCGTCTTCGATTGGACTGGAAAAGTGCGGAACCGTATAAGCCGCGTATAAGAAAAAAGGCTGCCCTGCATTTTCGGTGATAAATTTCAATGCGCGCCCCGTTAATGCATCATGACTGTATACTCGCCTGGATTTACTGTTCCCTGGATATTGAATACGGCCAGTCGGAGATTTACTATCATCCAAATACTCTGGAAAATAAAAATGCGCATGGTCCTGATTCTGGTAACCAAACCACATGTCGAATCCTTGACTAGTTGCATCGCCAACGGTCCCCGGATCACCTAAGCTCCATTTTCCCACGCCACCGGTAACATAGCCAGCGTCCTTAAGCACTTCCGCAAGAGTGATGTCTTCCGGTTCCAGATAATAGTCGTAATGGGGTACATTATCTCGAGCTGGTGTATGTCCGTTGTGAAGACCGGTCATTAATACGCTTCGTGATGCTGTGCAAACAGGTCCTCCCGCATACGCCTGAATAAAACGCATACCCTCACTGGCGAGAGCATCGATGTTGGGTGTTTGTATCCTCTCTTGTCCATAGCAGCCAAGGTCACCATAGCCAAGATCATCGGCCATAATGAAGATGATGTTGGGTTGGCCGAAAGCAACAAAGCTAGAGGCCAGAGTCCATAGGACGGAGGTGAACAAAAATAACTTAAGATACCTAATCATAGATCTTAGCGCTGGAGTTCACGTCAGCGTTCCATCGATTGTAGGCGGACTGAAGTAATTTAACTTTCTCTGGGTATTTATTGGAAAGATCAATCGTGTCTCCGATATCCGTATCCAGATTGAACAAACCCGATTCTCCATTGGCATAGGTCAATTTCCAGGGGCCACTTCTTACGGCCCAATTGCCGCGAATTCTCCAATAGAAATTCCTTTCAGGTAGTGGATTTCGATCCAACAGTAACGGAGATAGGTCCAATCCATCCATCGGCATCTCATCGAGTAAGATTCCCGCCATGTTGGCAAAGGTCGGAAACCAATCAATGGAAATACTGGTTTGATCCGTCACACGCGATTTTATTTTTCCAGGCCAGGAAACGATGGTCGGCACTCGATGCCCTCCTTCGTAGACTTGGGTCTTTTGTCCACGCAAGGGTCCGTTGCTGGATATATTTTCAAATCCACCACTGTATCTGATGTAGCCACCATTGTCCGAAGTAAAAATAACCAGCGTATTCTCAAGCAGCCCTTCCTCTTTCAGGGTGGCCAAAATACGTCCTACACTCCGGTCCACGGACTCGATCATCGCCTTCACATGAGGATGAACATTGGAACGATCTGGAATAACGCCCCACTTGTCTTGATGGTAAGCCGTTCCCGCCTGTCGATGGGGCGGATCTTCAGGTCCCTGCCAGGGAAAATGGATTCCCAAGTGAGGAACGTACAGGAAGAAAGGCTGCTCCTTGTGACGTCTGGTGAAATCAACGCTGTGCTTGGTAATTAAATCGCTTGTGTACCCTTCCTCGGGAATTAATTCATCGTTCTTCCACCAATCGGGACGACCACTGCGATCGACATGGGTAAAGAAATCGCCATCCCCCGAACCGAGACCACGAAATTCATCAAACCCCTGCTTGGTTGGAAAAAAGGGCGGCTGAAAACCCAAATGCCATTTCCCAAAGCAACCTGTGGAATAGCCTTTATTTTTCAAGACTTCTGCAATCGTTATCGCTTCGAGAGGTAAGCCGGTATGGTAATCGTCCACCCCCGATATAGCCCCGTAAAAGTTAGGACCGAAACGCTGCTGATAAACTCCGGTAAGTGTCCCTGCCCGCGTGGGCGAACACATGGGGCCTGACGAGTGAAAATCTGTAAACCGTAAACCTTGGGCAGCCAAGCTATCTATATTGGGCGTATTATTTTGGGTACTACCATAACACCCAAGATCACCATAGCCCAAATCATCGGCCATGATGAAGATGATGTTGGGAGGAGCAGCAGCAAAGATTGAGGAGCAGAGAGCGAAGAGGAGGACTGGAAATAGAGTAGCACAGGCATCTTGCCTGTGTTTTCCTTGAACAACTGCAGCAGCAGAGCAGGAAGCTCTGTTATTCTGCGCTTCGCTGGTAGATGTGTCGGTATTCGCCTCGGTAGCCCTACCCAAAATATTAGCACTCCTCCTCATTTCACCAACTCTTCCAATTGCCTTTCTAGTTCTGGCAACCATTTCTTATAACCTTCTCGAGCTACAACATTCATCGTCTCCAGCGGATCCTTCTCGTGGTCGTAAAGCTCACGAGCTTGCACATGACCTGTTTTGAAATCTCGCCACTCGGTATAACGAAATCGATCGGTGCGCATGGAATAGCCCATCACTTCCGGCAATTTGCCTTTTGGATAGTTAGGGCGCGGCGTCTGAGTTAATACAGCTGGTTTATGATCTTCCTTCGGATTTTCTAGCAAATGAACCAGGGATTTGCCTTGCAGATTCTTCGGAGCTTTTATTCCGCAGAGCTCTATCAACGTTGGGTACAGATCTAGTAGCTCGACCAGGGAATCGGTCCTTTGCCCAGCCTTATGTTCTGAAGTGACGATCATCATAGGAACCGCCGCATCGAGCTCGAAGGCGGTCGTTTTCCGAGTCAACCCATGCTCTCCCAAATGAAGTCCGTGATCCGACCAATAAACAATAATCGTGTCGTCCTTTAATCCGAGCCGATCAAGTTCGCTTAGGACCTTACCCACTTGCGTATCCAAATAACTGATCGCAGCCAAGTGGCCGTGATGCATTTCACGAAGCTCATCCGGTTTCGAACGGCCATTATAACGCGAGCTGGTGAGAGCTATTTCAGGAATACCCTTTGGAGGCTCCAAATGTTCAGGCACAGGAACCGATTCTCTATCATACCAATCCCAATACTTTTTAGGTGCATTGAAAGGTGTATGTGGTTTCCAGAAACCAACAGCGAGAAAGAAGGGTTGATCCTTTTTGCTGAGTATTCCCAACGCCTCCACCGCTTTATTCGCCACTCGGCCATCATAGTAAGCATCATCGGGAACATCTCGGCATTCGGTTCCTCCAGCTCCGGAAACCAGATTCGGAGGCAGATCTCCATCCAGCTGAGCATCATCATGTCCATGCGAACCATAATGAAGGAATTCTGGTTCACTCCACGAGACTCGATCCCCTTTCCAATCGTCCTGACGATAATTATGAAAGATCTTACCCACGCATTGGGAGTGATACCCGTTTTGCTTAAACAACTGTGGGAGCGTAACCACATCTGGCACGTTCTGCCTAAAATGAGTAAACAGATCCCAAACCCTTAATGTATCTGGTCGCAATCCAGTTAATAAAGAGGCCCGTGAAGGATTACACACGGTTTGCTGACAATAGGCGCGCTCGAACAAAGTCCCCTGCTCTGCCAGTTTATCTATATTGGGTGAAATTACATGCTCGCTTCCGTAACACCCCAGTTCTACTCGTAAGTCATCGACAGCGATAAAGAGCACGTTGGGTCGGGCGTGAGTCGTAATTTGAAATAAAAGAAGGAACGCGAATGCGAAAACTGTAGGAGGGGCTTTATGCCCCGATTTTCGGTAGCCTATAAAGCGATCGGGGCATAAAGCCCCTCCTACATTTCTCAAATAGCAAATCATCCCCTCGGATTCTGTTTATAGTACAAACGTCCATCCTCAGAACCGATCAATAAATCGGGAATGCCGTTTCCATCCCAATCAACCAGGGTAGGACTTGAAGTATGTCCGGAGACTTTTCGTTCATCCATCGTACCCATATTCTGTAGAACGACTTTGCCGTTTCGTTCGCCCATGTTTCGATAAAAGTCGGAATTCTCACCGTTGAACAAAATATCCAGCCGACCATCTCCGTCCCAATCACCTACCTCCAGTTTTCTCCGACCACTTTTTCCTGCCGGTCCTCGAATCAAGCCGAGAGACTCACCCTTTTCATCTACAAAAATTCGCTTTCCTGGAAGCAACACGAGTTGATCCTTTTTCAAAGCTCGTTCGAAAAACGCTAGTTCACCTTCATGGTCCAACATGACCAGATCCATAAGACCGTCTTGATTCCAATCCACAGCAACTGGAGTCGTTCGCCATTGGGTAATCAATTCATCTCCTACCGGGTCCCACCAGTTCCAGGCTGGTTTGGGAGTTTTACCTGGCCACTCAACCGTGATCGGTCGTGCATCATCCAGTAAGGGTTTTCCGGGTATTCCAATATTTTGATACCAAATAATTTTTCCCCAGATGGAGTTTACCACGATATCCAACAAGCCGTCATTGTCCCAATCAGCAACCGTTTGTGTGGTGTAACCCCACTTGGCCTCTGCAGGCCCTTGAATCGAACCATTCCGTCCAGCCTGGATACGGATAGTATGGCCTCTCGCTTTGAGTAATTTAACCTTATCCCATTTCGGGTGCTCACCTCCGCCAAGATTTTCGAAGAAGCCGATATAGCCTGCTGTGTTTCCACAAATGATGTCTTCATCCCCATCCTGATCCCAATCGACACCATAGGGAGTGGCTAATGCTCCGAATTTCACATCCTTTGCTTTTTGTTGAAAATAGATTGGCTTCTCAAAAATGGGAGTTCCCTGCCAAGTCGTGCCCTTGCTCTCAAGGAGAGCAACACGGCCATCCTCATCTCCACAAATGAGATCCAAATCGCCATCTCGGTCCCAATCGAAAGCCACCGGAACAATCATCTGCAACTCCATCGTAAGCGGCTCGTCTCCGTGCATGAGCGTTTGTCCAGGTGCGTAAACAGGTTCAGTCCGTGTGCCGGTATTTTCAAAATAAGTAAACGAATCCCGGAATTCGCCGCAGAGTAGATCCAGATCACCATCCCTGTCAAAGTCGGCAAAGTTGGGTGATGGCCAGCCAAAGACTTCCGTAGGCTTGTCACCTGCCATGATCTGTTTTGACTTAGCGTACTGAGGCATCTCATTCGTGCCCTGATTTTTCAGCCAAAAAACAAAACCACGCAACGGGCCATTCGTCCAAACTCCCTGGTCATTATAGGCGTCATCCCAACCGTAGTCAGCCCAATCGCCCACGCCTACGACCAGATCTAGTAGGCCGTCTCCATCGTAGTCGACATACTTCCATTGCTTGGCGCGCGTATTGCCGGTGGATTGATAAACCTCTTCTTGGGTCACCCCGAGTGAAACACCGGAATCAATGCCTTTCTCTAAAAACTCTGTGTGCTCAACACCCGGTGAGAGAACCCGAACCTCTCCATCCACATAAGAAACCTGAACATTATGATCCCCCTTACTGATACGTATCGGTGGCTCAAATACAGGCATCTTTACATTGCCTTGTTTGTTCTCAAAGAAATAGGTCCCGTTAAACGGCTTGTCCGGACAAACGACCACCAAGTCGAAGTCGCCATCCTGATCAAAATCCATCGGCATCGGCCAGGCCCAGAGACCGACACCGAGATCGACGACCTGGCCGGGGTTGTTGTATTGAAGACGTTGGAGTTCTGCGGATGCACCAAGGATGCCCATTGCCATCCAGAATAGAAATATAGTCCGACGAAGCCATCTGCTCAACTGTAGGAGGTAGCTTGCTGCCGAATGGAATGTCATAGATCGTTGGTTCGGCAGCAAGCTACCTCCTGCAGTTGAGGACCCCCATTTCATAATTCGCTAGGATTCAGCACAACGTGCTTAACAGACTCCCGATTATAGGTGTAAGTGATGTGCACTAAACCGTCGCTCCCCTGAATAACCGCGGGATAAGAATACTCGCCCCAATGGCGACCGTCTGCTGGGCGAGGATTTGATTCATGTTCCAGGGTCAAGGCGACTTCCCACTCATGGCCATCGTCGGACAGTGCTACATTCAGAATTTTTCGACTGGGAATTTTGGTTTTTCGGGTCGTGTGATTGTAAACCAATAGCTGGCGTCCATCTGCTAACGTAACGGCATCGGTTCCAGCGCTTGGATTGGGTAGTTCAGTGGCAGCCATAAGACTCCAGCTTCTCCCACCATCTGATGACCAGCTTTGGGAGACGACCTGCTGCATGCTACGGCAAAGAACCTGCATGTCACCGTTGGAATAGGTAAGTATACTTGGCTGGATGGAATCAAACTCGATGCCATCATGGATTGGGCCAATCACATCCCAGGTTTTTCCCAGGTCAGACGTCACTTCGAAGTGCACCCGCCAACGTGTATCATCGTCGGTCAATTCAACTTCGGTGCTGGTAGGGCAAAGAATGGATCCGTCTTCCAATTGGATCGGTTTGTTTTTCACCGGGCCGAGTAAATGTCCAACTGCCCAGTGTTCCCCTAGCTTGGTTGGCCAGGACCAGGTTTTACCATCGTCTTCTGACGTGGTTAACATTCCCCACCATTCGCGTGGATTCGGGCCGACTTTATAGAACAACATCAAAGGTCCATTTTCGGGCTGAAACAAAACGGGGTTCCAACAAGGATAGCGTAAGTTCATGGATTGAACACCATTCACAACTTCTGTGGGTTCGCTCCATCTTCCATTCACCAGTCGTGATACCCAAATCCCCACATCAGGATCCCGTTCACGCGTGCCAGCAAACCAGGCGGCGACCAGCCCACTATCCGTTTCAACAATGGTCGATGCATGACATTCCTTGGTCGGCTTGTCCTCAATTGAGAATATGAGTTCTCCGGAAACCAAGCCACCTTTTCCTTCTTTGGCCAAAGGAGGCAGATGACTCTGGTCCATGACTCCCAAAACGTCTGACACAAAAACGAGGAGGCCAAAAGCTAATATCAAGGTGAGCTCACAAATGATCCACTTTCTAAGAGCAATCAATTTCATAGGGTATTAAGATTTAGAGTTTTGAGAATCGTTTCTACTTTAGCACGATCCTCAGGGTAAAATTTATTAAACGGTTCCGCCATACAGTCATCACAGAGTCCAAGGATGGAAGCAGCACATTTGGTTACTTTGATAACCCGCGAGGCATACTGACCAATTTCATAGATTTGGCCAAAGTCCTCAATCTTTTTTTGGAGATCTGAAGCACGTACCGCATCACCTGATACAGCAGCCTGGTAGGCTTCAACGAATAGCCGTGGGTAAATATTAGCCCCGCCATTGACTCCACCTGATCCACCCAGACGAACCGAGTCGATCATCTTAGCTTCAGGACCGACCAGCAAGGACCAGTCAGGGCGTGCCGATTTGAGTTCTACCAACTTGGCAAAATAATCCAGGTCACCGCTGCTATCTTTTACACCGAGAATTTGATCATGAGAGGATAGCTGACTCAAAGTATCGATCTCAAACCAGACCTTGGTCAGGGACGGAATATTGTAGAGCATAACCGGCAATGGCAACTTGGGCAGAATGTGTTCCACATACTGGGTGAGCTCCGTTTGCCCTGCCGGGAAATAATAGGGCGTTGTTAGCACCACCGAATCAACTCCTGCTTCAGCAGCCACTTGGGCTAATCTCGCCGACTCTTCCATAGCCGTATCAGTCACCGCAACAAGCACCGGGATGCGTTGCTTTACGATACGGCACACTTCCAGAATAACTTGAATTCTCAGTTTGTAGCTAAGACAAGGCCCCTCTCCCGTCGTGCCCAATGCAAAGATACCATGCACCCCACCAGAAATCATATGCTCGAGCAGTCGCTCCAGTCCTTCCACATCTAAAGTATCCGGGTCTTTAAGCGGAGTAATGAGCGGTGGGATGATTCCTTGAAATGACATAAGGTCAGTAATCAGTCGATGGGTATGACTTCAAATTCGACCAGATCTTCCCACTGTTTTGTCCAACTAGCAAACAGTTCCTCATCGTCTGCCTCCATTAATTGGTAACAAACACCCTAATCCTTATTCACCCAGGAATTTATAAAGATGAGCCCTTCAGGAAACATGCGCCCCTTCTGATCCAAGCGATCGTAAATCTGCTCATAGCAACCGGCCTTAAAGCGTTCGATCACCATGTATTGTTTCTTAAGTTCTGGTTTTAACAATGTAGGAGGTAGCTCGCCGCCGAATCGAAAGTCCAACGACGTAAAATCGGCAGCAAGCTACCTCCTACAAAAGGTAAAAGGAGTCCATACAACCCTCGTCCTTGAAGCGTTCGATGACCATGTATTTTCGCATACCTTCGACGTGCCTTGTTAATTAGTGGTTCATACGGAGTCCTGATGTCGGCATTGACTGACGAATGGTAAGGGCGCGCACTTCTGCGCATAACCGCGACTAGGAGGAAGGAACATCCGGCATGTCGGCCCGAGGGTGAGTGCACACCGACAAATAATTGAGGTCACACCTTCAAGCAGCCAATAAAAGAAAAAGTAATAACACTCTGTATGCGCTCATACGTTAGGGAACGCTAATTATTCTACGACCATCTCCCCTTTCATCATAAACCAGTGCCCGGGAAAGG
This genomic stretch from Opitutia bacterium ISCC 52 harbors:
- a CDS encoding dihydrodipicolinate synthase family protein, yielding MSFQGIIPPLITPLKDPDTLDVEGLERLLEHMISGGVHGIFALGTTGEGPCLSYKLRIQVILEVCRIVKQRIPVLVAVTDTAMEESARLAQVAAEAGVDSVVLTTPYYFPAGQTELTQYVEHILPKLPLPVMLYNIPSLTKVWFEIDTLSQLSSHDQILGVKDSSGDLDYFAKLVELKSARPDWSLLVGPEAKMIDSVRLGGSGGVNGGANIYPRLFVEAYQAAVSGDAVRASDLQKKIEDFGQIYEIGQYASRVIKVTKCAASILGLCDDCMAEPFNKFYPEDRAKVETILKTLNLNTL